The nucleotide window ATATATATAACAATAAACGCCCACACTTAAGTCTTGATTATGCAACTCCGAATCAAGCATATGTCATGAAAGGAGAACAGAGAAGGAAGTGGAAGAACTATTATAAAAGCCAAAGTCCTGAAAAAGATGAAGAAATAATCCTATCTTTGACAACAGAT belongs to Bacteroidales bacterium and includes:
- a CDS encoding transposase, which translates into the protein MTECGNPRENAIAERVNGILKTEWLNDEHFVGLIDARNRIAQVIDIYNNKRPHLSLDYATPNQAYVMKGEQRRKWKNYYKSQSPEKDEEIILSLTTD